In Salmo salar chromosome ssa14, Ssal_v3.1, whole genome shotgun sequence, the sequence ccttttgtactttaactatttgcacattgttacaacactgtgtaTAGCCATaataagacatttgaaatgtctctattcctttggatcGATTCTGAGTGTAATTTTTTActgttcatttcacttttgtttatctatttcactggctttggcaatgtaaacatgtttcccatgccaataaagcccaatGAATTGACAGGAGGGCACTGCCTTGCAAAACATTCTATTTGCATTAGCAATTAGACCCCTGAAGGTAAAATGTGTATGTGTACCTCACACATATATTTCAGATATCAATACTTTAAGTGTATGGCTTTATCAGTAGGCTAAATGAAGAACATGATTGTTATTTCACTAACATTCTATGCTGACACTTATGTAACTGCATGACCCAGTCTTATGTAACTGCATGACTAATGTTTCCATTCCATTAAGATTGGAATCTATACTGTCTATTGCTTAATAAGCCACACTAAGATAACAATACTGTTGCTAGCAGTCACAATCTTAACTGCCTGTTTAGTCATCTGGAACAGAAGGTTCAACCCTGCGCTGTGAGCAGGAACTTTGAAGAGGGCACAGCTAGCACCATGACATCCTCACTGACACTCTGCCAGACACcgtccactctctcttcctgaGTTAGTGTGTGAAATAAGACCTCAGCTGTCGTTTGTTGTAGGTGTGTGTGCTACTGACATTAAATCAAATCATAACCTCAGCACTGAATTGGAATCACTGTCTGAGGTTGACTTATAATAGTGTCGCCTGTGTGTGAGGCGGCCGGAAAGTCATGAGTTTCTCATCTACAGTGGCACCCGACAGGGGACAAAGGTTGTGTGATATTTATATGCTGGTGTGAGCCACTCAGGGACATCCTGACTAATTGGTGAGCGCAAGTATGTGTCTAGGAATGGggagggctgtgtgtgttgtttagccAGCCACACGGACAGCTGCAGTTATTCCTTTCAACTGCATCCAATCTCCCTCAGTTAAGTTATCCACTgctcttcagtgtgtgtgtttctgtgtgtgtgtgtgtgtgtgtgtgtgtgtgtgtgtgtgtgtgtgtgtgtgtgtgtgtgtgtgtgtgtgtgtgtgtgtgtgtgtgagagagtgtgtgtgtcggtgtgtgggtAACTGTGTTTGCGTACGTGTTCATTATCTGGGTGTCACTTTGAGTGCTTGAGCTCAACTTGGGTCTTTGCCAATGTCTGCGCTCCACCTCTCTAGCACTTCTGCTGGCCACTTGGAATGCTCAGCCCTCAGTAAAActaatttccctctctctctctgagtctgctGTACTGGTAACTGGACTTACAGGCAACTTCTGTTTTTTGCTGTAGAGAACAGTTAAAGTAGGGTTCTGCCCCAATTAAACAGTTATCTGCCTTGTCAATGTGATGTACATGATGTACAAATACAACATGATGTATTAGACAAATAAGGCAAAACTTGTCAGTTTAGTGAGGCCCTAAGACAAAATGACAGTAGCTAAAAGTAGTCTATTTGGGGTAAACCCTGTCGTTAAAGTGGCACTCCAGCCTTCGTTTCACCTCATTTAACAAAGGCAAATTGCAACAGCTGATCCAGGTAAATCATGATATAGCACAAGTGGGGGGTGGAcctttcctcttttgttctctattgctcccctattgttcctcaagcaaggggGAAGGCCGATGACAACACGACTTCCCATCAAACCAACTCCTTGAATGCCCTACTCCTTGAAGTTTGTAGTTGTATCTAAAATACACTATTTTgctaaaaatatgtatttttttaccctttagtgtgtgtactttaATGTATTTATACCTGGGAAattgcttttcaacaggaaaagtttaaaAATCACTGGAGGACGTCTATTACAGCATCATTTTCTCCTAGTCCCTCTTTATCAGTCACTCCTGCTGTTAAACTTAACTAAATATTCATAATACAACATAGGAATATGTtatttgtcatattttattatcATAACTGTTATGTCACATGTTAAAGCTGCATGCTTATTTTTGTCACTGCTTCCTTATTCAAACAGGACTGTATCTAGGAGCCCAAGAGAATATATTTTCATAACATTGTTGGGTGTGGTTTAGCAATGGTTTAATTATACAAGTTTGGGTGGTATTGGACGTCAGCAAGACAACCCAAGGCTGTAGCTTTAACAAATAGCCCTTTTGTAAAGAATTATGTAGTTCAGTTACATGTGCCTGATCTTCTGGTTTTAGTGCTGCAACCACCCTTTACTTGTTGGCTTTTTTACTATACTAGCTCCTTCCTCATTCTAAAAGgaaaatacagtactgtataatCTTTGGGGATTAGAGACGACCAGTGCACATTTCCTGTGTTTAGTGTATTTATGATAAGTGCTTTAACATTTTTTCCACATAAAACCCAGCCGAATATGTGGGCCAGTATAATGTCATCGGGAAACTTTTATAGAATAAACCATTTGTCCTATTTTTACGATGTATCACGCCAACACTTTTAACAGACCCTCCAGAAGTCTCTGAAGCTCTGAGGAAGGCGTCTAACACGCTGAATTGTAAGCCTATTAGTTTGCCCTGGATAAACCTTAAGATCAATGTTGATATCTAATTTCTTCTCTGGGATAGTCATCTTTAACCTGGGGTAAGATGTTTATTTCTGGCTTCCTGAAATCCTGTTCCTGGCCAATGCCTCTCTGCTTCTATTCTCCTTTGCTTCCTTCTCTGTTTTTTTAACCTCTCCTGGCTTCCCATCCTatatctcccctcttcctcagacACAGTGCAGTTGCGGCAGCGTTCATACTGACCTTTTGCACCCCTACACTCCCACCTATTCGCTGCCCTACTCTGACACTGGCCTCCTCCCCAACTCtggaactccctccctctccatgtcaGAACCTCACAATCCATACACATATTCAAGTCCACACATAAGACACACCCCTTCACACAGGCTTACCTGGATTCTCTGTTGTCTTAGCTTTTCTCCTATGTCTAATTCACTTCCTTGGTTAGTCTGCCATCATGTTAGTGTCCTCCATGGTTAGTCTATCCTTATGTTTAGTGGACTTTCACATACTTACTTATTTTAACGTGTGATTTTATAGCTTTTAATCCTGATGATTTTCTTGTGTATGTAAAGTGACTTTGGGTGTCGTGAAAAGcaatttaaataaaatgtattattattattcaccCACTATCTGTGGTACGGTTTGCGAGTACCCTTCACCCTcgcactcactctctccccctctctctctttctctctctcacctgctctctctctctctctcccccactcactGCGCTGTGAGCTGATTGAAAGCAGCAGCTGCTTTCTCAGTGGCTGTTACCTGaactgagggaggaagagatagTTGGGGAGAGCCGTCAACGCGCCAAGGGATGACAGCTGTCCTATATCGGGAATTCAACAGTgatggggacagcaaggagactGCAAGGCCCTGAGTCTGACCTCTCCACAGCACCCAAAACACAGAATGGACTTCCACAGCATCCTTTGGAACAGGCTCTATAGATTAGAATATATTGATCATATATTGGGAAATAGCAATATGCACATCACCACATCTTTGTGATGCTGGAGATGAGATACATCAATGTTTACATTGTTGTTGACTGTTCTTTTGAAAAAGGTTGACTGaaatgttgtaaaaaaaaaacacgcaGTCATTTTTATCACTATTTGTCATAAAACACAGTCACTGACTAGGGTATGGGGAAAAGGAAATGTAGACTGTAGAATGAAATGTAGAATGTAGAACTGCAATCACAGTTACATCACCCAACTTTGCTGCAGTGTTATTGAATTTAACATTGCTTTTGGACTGGGTGGGCAACACATAGGCCTACAGCAAGGAGAGGTTTAGAAAGCACTCAGCATTACAATGTGAATGGAGAATCTATCAGGACTCCCTCACACTTATTGATCACTGTAGTCACTCACCTTGGCCTGGTCTGAACCTCTTTTTGAATCTGAATGTGTGTGAAGGTGCCCTCCAGGTCATTGAAACAAGGAGTCTGGGTCTCCCTTCTCAGTGCACTGTTTGAGTGCAAATCTCTGAATTTGAATACTCTTGTTATACTGATTGGGTCACCTAGAATCAATACCGGGCCATTTCCTACACGCCTGCTCCTAAGGCAATAATCCAAGACAGTTTATAGTCCATTGAGAAAACTGTATAATCGAAATCTCTGAATTTGAATACTCTTGTTATACACTTGTATACTCTTGTAGGTCTACAGTCAACTgactaaataaaaaatatgatATGACAATTGTAAATGCTATGTGTTCATGTTGAAaccaaattgattaaataatatcATTTCATTTCCAGAAAGCAGGTTTTAATAATCTCACTCAGGGTTATGAGACAACGGGGATTGGTTTGTTGAGATATCTAACCACACTCAACATACAGTGGGGTAATCTACTGTCAGATTTTTGTTAAACTCTTGTCAATTGAGTTATTGAATGAGTGTCTGGTCATTTTTTTCTCGTGCCAATAAAGAGTGTACTTGACCACATGTGGTTATTTAATCAATTTATCAATTACCTAGCTATattgtttttaaacattttgattGAATCAGAAAGGATTTCGTTCAAAATTGGAAAATGTTTCAAACATCATGACGTTTCACGACGGACGGGCATAGTTTTTCGCTGAATTGTGTGTGATTTGAGGGTTCGAGtagggagggggaagggaagcGGGGACGCAACCCAGTCTAGCCACCTCCCAGTGTATAAAAACTCAAACTCAACCAGCATTCTTTCTCTTTTTGTTACCTGGGTAGGGGCATCAGCAGTGGTCGAGTGAGCGCACAGTAACACCGGTAAGCGCGTTTATCCTATTTAGCCTCTAGCGGTTTCAAAAACAGGCCTAACATGTTAGCACGTTTGTTTTTGTAACTTGTTAGACACATTGCGAAAACGTAAGCTATTTCCGATAGTATTTAATGGTGTGGACAATGTTTCAATTAAAGTGAATTGGATGGTGTTGGGATGCTTTAACGTTCATTTTTAAGTTGGCTTATAAAATGGCGATGTGGTTTTAGTGAACTTCCAAGTTATATTTTGCCGGGAGAAAAAACGTTTTTCAACTGGGGGAGGGGGAACTGGGGGGGGGGACAAAGGATACTAAAGCGGTGGCCTGTGAGGATGAGTAGGTAGTTAAATGGAATGTCTTCCATGATCTGAACAACTGCACGAAAACCCAGGCGACTTTTGTCTAGTAAGGATAAATTCCTTCTGGATATTTGGAGTTCTTTCTGTAACTCTATACGATGTGGCCTGGAAGTAACACGTGTCGCTTTTGGCCCATGGCCGACTGAGGCCTAACAGTACGTGATCGTAGCTCGCTCACACACCCTTTGTCGGATGAGTTTAACGACTGAGTAGTTAGCTGTCAGttgacttttttttttctctcgatATAATTTTAATGGGATGTTGACTttcttttttgaattttttttgttcatGGCCCATCGACAAATGATCGAATGCATAGTCTGAGTGACCCGGCGTTTTAATGCTGCACCCTTGTTCCCCAAGCAAATTATGTTACACTAACGTCAATGTTGCCTAGTTAAGTGGTATATCTGCTCATTTTATTTCAGAAACGAATTAAGCAACCATGGGAAAGGAAAAGATCCACATTAACATCGTGGTCATTGGCCATGTCGACTCCGGCAAGTCAACCACCACAGGCCATCTGATCTACAAGTGCGGAGGCATTGACAAGAGAACCATTGAAAAGTTCGAGAAGGAAGCAGCTGAGGTAAGCGGTTTTTTTCTGTTTGTTGAAGCTTTCTGTTCTGGTTACGTTACtttggatcaaagatggcggcggcagtatttaaaaaaaaaaataaactggTGAAGCCGGCAGGGTGTGGGTAACGGGTGCGCGCATGTGGGATGGTGCTTGCGCAGTCCTAGCGTCCGGGTAATGACGATGCACTTTGTGTAATGGCGGCTGAGTACTTTATAGCGCTCATGGCTAGGAGGGATACAGTTTACATATTTAcatctcaaatatatatatataaccttttCCTGACCTTGACATACTTATTAACCTGCTACAGACAAAAGCTATCCCGTCTAGTCAACATTAATATAATTAGTTCTCTACACTTAAGTTGTTGCATACATCAGAATCTGTTAAATTCTGTTAATGATTTGGGCCTTGTTTCCCAAATCCAATTTAGGCATAACCCTAAATGAGCTACTTGCTCACTATATTTTTGCTGTGTAGCATAGTTCACTGGTAAAATGAATTATTGAACAATGTGCCTTTCCTCTAATTTTAGATGGGCAAGGGCTCTTTCAAGTATGCCTGGGTGCTGGACAAGCTGAAGCTGAGAGGGAGCGTGGTATCACCATCGACATTTCCCTGTGGAAGTTTGAGACCGGCAGGTACTACGTCACAATCATTGATGCCCCTGGACACAGAGATTTCATCAAGAACATGATCACTGGTACCTCTCAGGTAATTGGGCCCCCAGTGCAATCAGAATATACTGTAAACCTGACAAATTAAGgtgataaatgaacaagtgtgTTGGGCTGACATGACTTTTCCCCTCCGATATCTTTGATTTCATCTTCTCAGGCTGATTGCGCTGTGCTGATTGTTGCTGGTGGTGTGGGTGAGTTTGAGGCTGGTATCTCCAAGAACGGCCAGACCCGTGAGCACGCTCTCCTCGCCTACACTCTGGGAGTGAAGCAGCTCATTGTTGGAGTCAACAAGATGGACTCTACTGAGCCCCCCTACAGCCAGAAGCGGTTTGAGGAGATCCAGAAGGAGGTCACCACCTACATCAAGAAGATTGGCTACAACCCTGCCACCGTTGCCTTTGTGCCCATCTCTGGATGGCATGGGGACAACATGCTGGAAGCCAGCGCCAATGTGAGTAGCCTATGCTCAGTGCATTCTACTACATTGAAAGTCTCACCCTGTCACTTGCATATGTCATGCTTTGTACATAAACAGAAATTATCCTATTCTAGATGGGCTGGTTCAAGGGATGGAAGGTCGAACGTAAGGATGGTAACGCCAACGGTGTGACTCTGCTGGAGGCCCTGGACTCAATCCTGCCCCCCTCCCGCCCCACAGATAAGCCCCTTCGTCTGCCCCTCCAGGATGTCTACAAAATCGGCGGTAAGAACCAGTCCTAGACTTCATGTTTGTATACGGACTGTGTACTTGCAAAGGCTTGCTTCTGCTCTTGATCGTTAATCTATTCTCCCCTGGTTTCCCATCAGGTATTGGAACAGTACCTGTGGGCCGTGTGGAGACTGGCACCCTGAAGGCAGGTATGATCGTCACCTTCGCCCCCGCTAACGTCACCACTGAGGTGAAGTCTGTGGAGATGCACCACGAGACCCTGGAATCGGCTATGCCTGGTGACAATGTCGGCTTCAACGTCAAGAACGTGTCCGTCAAGGATATCCGTCGTGGCAACGTGGCTGGAGACAGCAAAAACGACCCCCCAATGGAGGCCGGCACCTTCACCGCTCAGGTAGGCATGCTGTTTAAAATTGTTGGGTGGGTGAGCTGTCTTCCCATGACAATTTAATTGTTTTCATGCTCTAATCGACCATGTTTTGTTTTTACAGGTCATCATCCTGAACCACCCTGGCCAGATCTCCCAGGGCTATGCCCCTGTACTGGATTGCCACACTGCTCACATCGCCTGCAAGTTCAGCGAGCTCAAGGAGAAGATCGACCGTCGTTCCGGCAAGAAACTTGAGGATGCCCCCAAGTTCCTGAAGTCTGGAGACGCTGCCATCGTTGACATGATCCCCGGCAAGCCCATGTGTGTGGAGAGCTTCCAGGAATACCCTCCTCTTGGTAAGTAATCCACAAGCCCTCTTACCAAAGACGTTCCATTTTTAAGTATCTTCTATGCTTGGAAAAGGCCTCGTTCCTAATTCTCTTTCCCTCAGGTCGTTTCGCTGTGCGTGACATGAGGCAGACTGTTGCTGTTGGTGTCATCAAGGCCGTCGACAAGAAGGCTGCCTCCAGCGGCAAGGTCACCAAATCCGCCGTTAAGGCTGGTAAAAAGTGAATTCTCCTCCCACAGGACGTCCCTCGGGTGGTGGGGTCTGCAGCCCTACATCCTGCGGAGTCTCAAAACCTGAGCTCTATACTTAAGGACTGGTTAATGCTGATTAAAACCCATCGTAAAAGTTTTCGCAGGAAA encodes:
- the LOC100136485 gene encoding LOW QUALITY PROTEIN: elongation factor 1-alpha, oocyte form (The sequence of the model RefSeq protein was modified relative to this genomic sequence to represent the inferred CDS: inserted 1 base in 1 codon); its protein translation is MGKEKIHINIVVIGHVDSGKSTTTGHLIYKCGGIDKRTIEKFEKEAAEMGKGSFKYAWVLDKLKXERERGITIDISLWKFETGRYYVTIIDAPGHRDFIKNMITGTSQADCAVLIVAGGVGEFEAGISKNGQTREHALLAYTLGVKQLIVGVNKMDSTEPPYSQKRFEEIQKEVTTYIKKIGYNPATVAFVPISGWHGDNMLEASANMGWFKGWKVERKDGNANGVTLLEALDSILPPSRPTDKPLRLPLQDVYKIGGIGTVPVGRVETGTLKAGMIVTFAPANVTTEVKSVEMHHETLESAMPGDNVGFNVKNVSVKDIRRGNVAGDSKNDPPMEAGTFTAQVIILNHPGQISQGYAPVLDCHTAHIACKFSELKEKIDRRSGKKLEDAPKFLKSGDAAIVDMIPGKPMCVESFQEYPPLGRFAVRDMRQTVAVGVIKAVDKKAASSGKVTKSAVKAGKK